A window of bacterium genomic DNA:
GATCTCGGCGTCGAGGTGCTCGAGGATACTGAGGTGCGGCGAGTGGAAGCCCACCGGGTGCCGCTCGGCGTGGTGGCTGCGATCGTGCCGTGGAACTTCCCACTGGTCCTCCTGGGCTTCAAGCTCGGGCCCGCGCTGATCGCCGGAAACACCCTTGTGGTGAAGCCCGCCCCGACGACCCCGCTCGCAACGCTGCGCTTCGGCGAGCTGATCGCGGACGCCCTTCCTCCGGGCGTCGTCAACGTGATCACCGACGCCAACGACCTCGGCCCCAGGATGTCGACGCATCCCGGGATCCGGAAGGTTTCCTTCACGGGCAGCACGGCCACCGGGGCGCGCGTCATGGCCGGCGCAGCTGACACCCTGAAGCGGATCACGTTGGAGATGGGAGGCAACGACGCGGGCGTCGTCCTGGGTGACGTGGATCCGAAGGAAATCGCGCCCAAGCTCTTCCAGAGTGCGTTCGCGAACTGCGGCCAGATCTGCATTGCCATGAAGCGGCTCTACGTCCACGAAGATGTCTACGACGCGGTATGCGACGAGCTGGCCTCGATCGCGAAGACCCGCAAGATCGGGGACGGAATGGACGACACGACCGAGTTCGGCCCGCTCCAGAATGCGAAGCAATACGAACGGGTCAAGGAGTTGATCGCCGAAGCCAGTGCCGCCGGTACGGTCATTGCTGGAGGCGGGTCTCCCGATCGCCCCGGCTACTTCATCGAACCCACGATCATTCGCGACCTCGAAGAAGGCGTCCGCCTCGTGGACGAAGAGCAGTTCGGCCCTGCCCTCCCCGTCCTGAAATTCTCGGACGCGGACCAGGCCATCGACCGGATCAACCACTGCCCGGAGGGCCTCGGGGGAAGCGTGTGGGGAACCGACGTCGCCGAAGCCATCCGCCTCGCCACACGTATGGAGGCAGGCACGGTCTGGGTCAACAAACATGCGGACCTCGATCCGGCCATCCCGTTTGGTGGCGCAAAGCAATCCGGCTTCGGAACCGAACTCGGCCGGGAAGGCGTCGCGGAATTCACCCAGCTGAAGGTCATCAACGTCGCGCGCTGACCCCGGGTTCGCCCGAGCCCCAGGCGCATCGCTCACAGGGCTTTCGTAGCGGTATCTCTGTGACCGAAAACAAGGCGGCGCTTCGAGGAGCCACCCTGCGCTACCGGACCTGATCCTTCCGAAGCTCGTGGCGGAACTCGAAGATCGGGAACAGCACAAACCGCTTCG
This region includes:
- a CDS encoding aldehyde dehydrogenase family protein; translated protein: MTDYHLLIDGKLVAGNATLDVVNPATEELAGTCSRASEGQLNAAVDAASAAQPGWAATPIGERRAALERVADIVAANAQELGRILTLEQGKPLKEAVAEAFGLSMFTRHFAAADLGVEVLEDTEVRRVEAHRVPLGVVAAIVPWNFPLVLLGFKLGPALIAGNTLVVKPAPTTPLATLRFGELIADALPPGVVNVITDANDLGPRMSTHPGIRKVSFTGSTATGARVMAGAADTLKRITLEMGGNDAGVVLGDVDPKEIAPKLFQSAFANCGQICIAMKRLYVHEDVYDAVCDELASIAKTRKIGDGMDDTTEFGPLQNAKQYERVKELIAEASAAGTVIAGGGSPDRPGYFIEPTIIRDLEEGVRLVDEEQFGPALPVLKFSDADQAIDRINHCPEGLGGSVWGTDVAEAIRLATRMEAGTVWVNKHADLDPAIPFGGAKQSGFGTELGREGVAEFTQLKVINVAR